In Enoplosus armatus isolate fEnoArm2 chromosome 20, fEnoArm2.hap1, whole genome shotgun sequence, the sequence TTCCAAACTAAAACATAAGATCAGTGTGACGCATAAAAAtcaggtgggaaaaaaaaaagaaccgaAATTCCTGACGCAACAGTCACTCACGCAATAACCCTCTGACCTCTATGAAGGGACAATGAAATGATGCCATTTTTAGACTTCTTCTGAAGCAGACGCTGCTAATATTTAACCTGTCGTGACTCACTCGCATAGCTGCCTTTGTAATGGTGATTTACTGTAAGAAGCCGCAGCATCAGTCACAAATGAGGAGGAAGGGTGCGGATGGGACGGATTTAAAACACAATACTGATTTACAGCTGAATTATGACCAGTAGCACCGTTTAAAATCTGGAACTCATCAATAATAATTGATTACACTGGACAGCACTGACAGTGGATTTCAGAGAGCGCTGATTGCCGTGTTGTACTGTCGGATTATTACAGCCATTAGTCCACTGACTGCTTCAGGGATGAGAACACAGACACTAGGATCAATCATGTGACCCCAGCAGATGATTTGCTCCATGCTAACGTGTCAATATAACGCATCAAAGTGTGCTTCTATCCACGcgttttcatgcatattttcaaTTAGCACATTAGAAAACATAAGCAACGCCAtttattttggggggaaaaaaatatcgCAAACAAGTTTTTGGCCATTTGGCTGAGGCGTATTGACAGCTTGttgcgccctcttcttctgcagtggtttaatggaacctgactggagaattagcgccaccagctgcTTTTCTCGATGAGCAAACTCCTCATATTCACAACAGTAGCGAGCGGAAATgaataaattcattcattcagattttctggaaatttgtTGACATACATTTGGATGAACACGAGAGCAATAGCAGTGCCAAATGCAGGCGTGGtgtaagaaataaagaaaaagaaagcaggacatttacatatttctaGCCTTCACCTGTGCATAAGGTGTCACACACCTGCAGCTTTTCTTgcactttttgcattttgttgatTCCAAAACTCAACTAAGCTACTAAGAAAACAGGCCATTGATAACTCAGTTTTTGAGTTGCCAGTTTTCTGAGGTCATAAATTTATTCTCAAGAAAGAACCTCTACCCATCATTGAAAGTGGATGTAGGAAGTTTCATAACTGCAGGTTGTGAAACATCTGCCACACAGTAAAGCCTCCCAAAAGCCATCACTTTCACTTCCTATGGCAACATGTAAAACAGTTCTAGCTAGTACTGATTTCAAATCAGTTCAAATCACTTTCCACCACAAAAGTCACATAGTATTTAATAACGTGCATGCTATAATGTTAGCATGAAACACTGGCTAAAATCATTTACCCAGGAACACAGTAAAAATTTTGGTGTCCATGTTCTCATCACTCAAGTGctgaccacaaaaaaaaaaagtgtattcctttgtttgtttggtcacaCTGATGATTAACtggacacagcagaggaggaggaggaggaggaccggggggggggggcttccttATCACTAGCGGGAGGAGTTGGAACTAGAGCGTGACCGGTGACGGCGGCGGCCAGGTGATCGAGACCTGCGACGCACTGGAGAGCGTCGCCGAGGAGACCGAGACctatgaaagaaagacagcgagacagagtaagaaaaaaaaggcagaaaaagagtgacggtgaaaaagaaaattatcaGAAAGATCaagagtgaaacaaaaacatctgacaCATATATCACATACATATTATAGAGTTTCGTCATATTAACCAACAGTACAAACAGAGACTGCAGCACAACGTAATGTAGCGGTTGAGGAACCGGCAGCGGTATTCGTCACATGCTGCTAACCTTCTCCTCATTCGAGGGGGAGTACGTCGCCACattggtggaggaggaggcatcCTGCGGGGAGGGGACAGCCTGCGGGGGGGAGGGCGTACTGTGGGAGTCAGCACAGCAGTGACGGTGATCTCCTGACCGTCGATCTGACCTGCAATCAGGAACATTGAAGGTTTGGCATTTGATCATAATTCAAGATGGAGTCGATTCATTTGAGACATTACTTTAAAAGgtaccacaaacaaacatcacagagCAGTCTGTCGTCTACATCATACAGTCATTCATCCATCTTACTTAATGTGGCTATTCACTTTGTTCGTGGTCCTCCACATCCTCTTACCTCCGTCCATGTGCTTCAGGGCCTTCTCGGCCTCCTCGGGGGACTCAAACTCCACGTAGGCGTAGCCTTTGGACAGGTGAGGGTGGACGCGGTTCATGGGCATGTCGATCATCTTGATCTTACCATAGGTGGAGAAGATCTCCTGGATGTGTTCCTACAAAAAGGTACAACGGAGAGCACTTTGAAAATTGCATCTTGACACATTTACACAGGGGGGATCCTGATTCTGTCCCTTTGCACGGTGAGCAGAACACATTTAGGCTCCCAGCATGAAGGGACTTTATATCATTATGAGGACAGTTTCAGGTAGACTTCCATTGTCAAGCCAAGCTTCAGAGTTTTCCCCTCTAAAAACTGTTATTAACTGTGCTAAATTTTCCAAATACAACATTACAAATGTCTAATGCAGTGAAAACTCAGATAATAACATTATTACACAACTCAAGTAACAGAGCTGTGTGactcatctgtctttttttaattactcaTGCATGTAagcactgattttttttttagtgtttaattATGCTCACGTATAAACAAGGTAATAAAGCCTGCAAACATCACACAATAGATTCCCTCTATTTTccttccatatatatatatgtatatatatatatatatatatgtatatgtatatgtatattaatTCAAATACTATAATGAGGAAATAATGGGGAAGTGATGTTACTGCAAGCAATgaataaagaaaggaaaagaaatgtgaagaaagaTTTCCTCATATTAGAAATTAATTTGGGGCTTATTGTTGCCTTTCGCCCTGATGCACAACGCCTATGCGGATCATACAAATACTTCATCTGATCCCCAACGttcagtcagccagccagtgTAAGCCACTATTCTAAAGCAGCAGCACCTGGAGGTCAGTGGTGTGGTTAGGCATTCACCTTGATGACATTTCTGGTCAGCCGGCCCAGGTAGACCTTGGTGGGTTTGGGTGTGGGGCTCCTACGTCGTCGGTCCCGGTCATCCTTCTTTGCTGATTTTGACCTAGTgtgacatttacattacagtgcGAGAGATTCAGACAGAAAATTCAGAAAAATGCCGTAGTTACTAATTCCGTACTTTGAGCGTGAACGTCGTCTGTTGTTGTGGCGCTGGCGGCTGGGGctcggagaggaggaggaggaggaggaggaagaggagcgggAGCTGGATGAGCCCGAGTGACTGGAGGCCGAGGAGCTGGAGCCGCTGGAGGAGCCTGAGCTGGagcctgagctgctgctggagctggagctggaccTAAACAAAAGCAGATTTTAGGGCAGGAAGAGCAGGCTGAactgtttctcttccactgtGAAGGGCAAATGAGAAGGATCAACACTCCTGTGACCCTGTGTCAAagtcacaacaaaaaacacaatacagagaACCAGTGTGGAAATTTGACCACATTTTGCCTGACATTTCCTTTTCATCCGACAAAAAATGAACCAATATAAAAAATAGGACGGGGAACAAGCAAATTGGAACGTGACAGCATCAAGTGTTATTTCATGAGGACAGcctctgacctgctgctccCACTGGAAGCATTGCGCCGGGTGCGGTTCTTCTCTCGGCCCCGGCCTTTGTCAGCCCCTTCTTTCGAGGCTCCTGACTTCTCCTTACCTCGCGGCTTACTCTTGtcatcctccttcctctttgttgGGGAAGGCGCCCTGttgcaggaggaggaagtatACAAAAGTCAGGATTTGTGGCATTAGACAACCCTTAGCAGACATGAAATTTGACACTTCCATGACATGCCAAAATGCATGTGTAGGTATCTATTCAAAACTTCCAAATGCATAGGTATCCGTGTGCAACAGTGATATCTACACTTTTGAAACATTGAGCAATAAATAAGATGTCAGATTGATTTTAAATTGATGATGTAAGAAGCACTCATTTCAGTGtccactgaaactgaaaataactaGTACATAACAATTGTGTAATCATTTTATCTAATAGACTGGTCGAATTGTAGTCAAATTGCTTTGACTGCAATACACAATATACATCTTATTTGCTCTATAATGTTTGCAACACTCTCGACTACACGTTCCTCTAAAGACAAATGCTGTGAGTGACTACAATCGATCCACTCGGAGCTGAATACGTTAGTTAACAGTTAGCTCGCCAAACACTTGcccatgttagcattagctcgTGAGCTAATATTGACTTATTATGTTGCGCTGATATTCAAATGCGCGTGTTTAAAAGCTACATACTGTACTTATTACCACTTTGACGTTACTGCGTTGCTATTTATTGGCCACACATAAATATTTTTCCGGTAAGAAACGCTCATTGAAACGGTAGCGTTTACTTACATCTTTCCACCTCGCTACAGTAGCAGTCGCTGAGAGATGACGTTATGTTTTAGCTTGGCGTAAACCAATCATCTGCCTGTGCGTGCACAAGCGAGACATGCGGCAGTGATCGACAAATTATTCCCTCAATTGGGGCTGCCAGcgtgtttttttcccctactTCGGCTAACTGGACAGCGCTTGTTCTCCCTGCTCAGGAGCTTTATGGTAATAGTTGAACGCAGAGACACTTTAGCATTGTAATATTATATTACCGTTCGAACTTTTCTATTGGCTTTGGACGGCCATGTGATGCAGTTTGCTTCCTTATTGAAGCTGGGTCAATGAAGCAAAACTCATGAAGGTGGTTGGCAGGCAGTTGCCTGACAGGTCAAGCTGAGGATCTAACAGACTGCAACAGTATAACGTCAgtttcctttcctctcagcGCAAGAACATTAGCTTGGTTACAGAAGATTAAAGACATGTATGTCATTTATTAAACAAGGAAGTAATCTATTAAGCTAAAGCTAGCAAGAGCtaactgcagtgtttgtaaGGAATTAAGTGCTGCAGGACACAGAGGGAAGGACACACACGTTTGCTTTTCCTCTGGGACTCTTCAAATGAACCCCACAGACGATACTGAGCCAGAGGAAACCAGCAAACCCTCAGGCAGTGCCAGGACCCTTGCTTTGACTGTATGCTCTGCTGCCATTGGAGGCACCTTCCAGTATGGCTACAACATCTCCATCATCAACGCTCCTACCAGCTACATCCAGGGCTTCATTAATGATACCTACATGGAGCGCTGGGGCATCGGCTTGGACACCCCTCAGGTGACCCTAGTGTGGACTCTTATCGTGTCAGCCTTCTCACTGGGCGGTTTGCTAGGAGCCCTGCTGGCAGGGCCTCTGGCAGTCCACTTTGGTAGGAAGAACTCACTGCTTCTAAACAATTCCTTCCTGTTTGCCGGCGCTGTGCTTGTACTAACGTGCAGGGTGGCGAAGTCATTTGAGATTATCGTCTTTGCTCGTTTTCTGGTGGGGGTGAACTCGGGAGTCAGCATGAACGTCCAGCCTATGTACTTTGGGGAAAGCGCCCCCAAACACCTCCGAGGTGCCGTggctttttcctctgctgttttcactgcatttgGGATCTTCTCGGGTCAGGTTGTGGGACTCACTGGGCTGCTTGGCACGGAGGCTCTTTGGCCCTGCTTACTAGCTAGTAACGCTTTTCCGGGGTTGATCCAGCTCCTTACCCTACCCTGGTTCCCCGAAAGCCCCAGATACCTTCTCATTGACCGCAGAGACAGGGAAGCATGTGTCCGGGCGCTTGGGAGGCTTCGTGGTGGGGAGGCCCCTGTCttggagatggaggagatgcttcaggagcagcagcagcagcaagaatCCACAGCCTTAAAATCTGGGTCTGCAGCTTCTGCCAAGACACCCTGTTCCCTGTTTAAGGATCCTGAAGTGCGATCCCAGCTCAGAACAGTCATGGCTGCCAGTAGTGCCATGATGCTCTGCGGCAATGACTCCATCTACTTCTATGCATCTTACATCTTTCTCAAAGCAGGGATCCCTGCAGAGAAAATCCAGTATGTCACCATCGGCACGGGGGCATGTGAGCTAACTGCTTCTATTCTGAGCAATCTGCTGATTGAACGGGTGGGCCGTAGGTATCTTCTTATGGGGGGGTACAGCCTCATGTCCTGCTGGTCTGTAGTCTTCACTGTAGCTCTCGCCCTCCAGAGCCGCGGGGTGGCTGGGATGTCCTACCTCAGCATGGCATGTGTATTTGCCTACATCCTCAGCTTCGGCTTGGGCCCAGCAGGGGTGACGGGGATCTTGCCGGCTGAGATCTTTGACCAGGCGGCTCGGCCAGCAGCGTACATGGTCGCTGGCTCGTTCATGTGGATCAGCCTGTTCTCGGTGGGTATGCTGTTCCCCTTCATCGTCAGCAGCCTGGGGAACTTCTGCTTCCTGCCGTTCTTGGCCGTGTGTCTGGTGACCACTGTGTTTTTGGGGCTCACCTTACCAGAGACTAAGGGCAAGACGCTGGCTGAGATTACTGCAGAGTTTAATAGAAAGAATGGAGTGAAGAAGGAGAGGCCACACATGCAGGTGGATGAGCCCGTTACGGAGCACTACCAGCTGGGTAAAGCCTGCTCCTTCACTACCCTAACGCGAGATCCTGACCCTGACCATGAGAATGCGGTCTGACGTTTGACTTTGTGCAGTGAAAGTAGCCTCTTTGTGCGCTTTCGGTGTTGGATAGATTACTCCATAGGTGAAATCTGAAGTGTCCCATTTATGAAAGATGATCTCTGTGTAATGACTGATAATTCGATTTAATTCTGGTTTCATGAGCTAAGTCATTcaaggttttatatttgttaaCCGGGAGTGGAAAGTATTGTCCTGCCCAAGCAACAGTGTTGTACTTAACCTACGACTCAAGCAGTGAAAGTAGAATACTGGGAGGACTACTGCGCTTCATTTTGACACCTGTCCCGCCTCCTTTTCACGCTTCAACAATTCACCTTTCAT encodes:
- the LOC139303178 gene encoding RNA-binding protein with serine-rich domain 1-like isoform X2, which gives rise to MAPSPTKRKEDDKSKPRGKEKSGASKEGADKGRGREKNRTRRNASSGSSRSSSSSSSSSGSSSGSSSGSSSSASSHSGSSSSRSSSSSSSSSSPSPSRQRHNNRRRSRSKSKSAKKDDRDRRRRSPTPKPTKVYLGRLTRNVIKEHIQEIFSTYGKIKMIDMPMNRVHPHLSKGYAYVEFESPEEAEKALKHMDGGQIDGQEITVTAVLTPTVRPPPRRLSPPRRMPPPPPMWRRTPPRMRRRSRSPRRRSPVRRRSRSPGRRRHRSRSSSNSSR
- the LOC139303734 gene encoding solute carrier family 2, facilitated glucose transporter member 11, giving the protein MNPTDDTEPEETSKPSGSARTLALTVCSAAIGGTFQYGYNISIINAPTSYIQGFINDTYMERWGIGLDTPQVTLVWTLIVSAFSLGGLLGALLAGPLAVHFGRKNSLLLNNSFLFAGAVLVLTCRVAKSFEIIVFARFLVGVNSGVSMNVQPMYFGESAPKHLRGAVAFSSAVFTAFGIFSGQVVGLTGLLGTEALWPCLLASNAFPGLIQLLTLPWFPESPRYLLIDRRDREACVRALGRLRGGEAPVLEMEEMLQEQQQQQESTALKSGSAASAKTPCSLFKDPEVRSQLRTVMAASSAMMLCGNDSIYFYASYIFLKAGIPAEKIQYVTIGTGACELTASILSNLLIERVGRRYLLMGGYSLMSCWSVVFTVALALQSRGVAGMSYLSMACVFAYILSFGLGPAGVTGILPAEIFDQAARPAAYMVAGSFMWISLFSVGMLFPFIVSSLGNFCFLPFLAVCLVTTVFLGLTLPETKGKTLAEITAEFNRKNGVKKERPHMQVDEPVTEHYQLGKACSFTTLTRDPDPDHENAV
- the LOC139303178 gene encoding RNA-binding protein with serine-rich domain 1-like isoform X1; this translates as MLTWASVWAPSPTKRKEDDKSKPRGKEKSGASKEGADKGRGREKNRTRRNASSGSSRSSSSSSSSSGSSSGSSSGSSSSASSHSGSSSSRSSSSSSSSSSPSPSRQRHNNRRRSRSKSKSAKKDDRDRRRRSPTPKPTKVYLGRLTRNVIKEHIQEIFSTYGKIKMIDMPMNRVHPHLSKGYAYVEFESPEEAEKALKHMDGGQIDGQEITVTAVLTPTVRPPPRRLSPPRRMPPPPPMWRRTPPRMRRRSRSPRRRSPVRRRSRSPGRRRHRSRSSSNSSR